The proteins below are encoded in one region of Belonocnema kinseyi isolate 2016_QV_RU_SX_M_011 chromosome 3, B_treatae_v1, whole genome shotgun sequence:
- the LOC117170378 gene encoding plastin-2 isoform X1 has translation MATAIDDRQELLEQFQAIDENGDGFIDLTELRNALDVCGFKMPGYKVRQMIEEYDDKERLEHKGRLSFEEFEKLCKELKANELGSTFKQVVSKKENLETLGGISEASSEGTTHSVRLEEQLAFSDWINTNLGHDPDLKHLLPIDGESRALYDKVKDGILLCKIINHSCPDTIDERTINKKSMTLYKKHENLTLALSSAQAIGCNIVNIDAHDLTKGSPHLVLGLLWQIIRIGLFNQITLENCPGLATLLQDGERVEDLLKLSPEMILLRWVNHHLENAGISRRCNNFMSDITDSEIYSHLIKQIAPETAEVTLEALMESNHTTRAEIMLQQAGKLGCRSFVTPSDVVNGIYKLNLAFVANMFNNYPGLDKPGTNIEGLEALEETREEKTYRNWMNSLGVSPHVNWLYSDLADGLVIFQLYDIIKPGSVSWNKVHKKFTKLRKFMEKLENCNYAVELGKKMNYSLVGIAGQDLNDGNATLTLALIWQLMRSYTLSLLTSLGGTHSMVEKEIVQWVNSKLHGAGKTSSIKGFQDYAIADGKVVIDLIDAIKPGSVNYDLVKEGGTEEENLDNAKYAISLARKCGARVYALPEDITEVKQKMVMTVFACLMAMDYIPNMDSKANNINNGQQ, from the exons ATTGACGAAAATGGGGATGGATTCATCGACCTGACAGAGTTGCGAAACGCGCTGGACGTGTGTGGATTCAAGATGCCAGGGTACAAGGTGCGTCAGATGATCGAGGAGTACGACGACAAGGAGAGACTGGAACACAAGGGTCGCCTCTCCTTTGAAGAATTTGAGAAGCTATGCAAGGAACTCAAGGCTAACGAACTCGGATCCACCTTCAAGCAGGTCGTCTCGAAAAAGGAAAATCTTGAGACCTTGGGAGGAATCTCCGAGGCATCCAGTGAAGGCACCACACATTCCGTACGACTTGAGGAACAACTCGCTTTTAGTGACTGGATCAACACAAATTTAGGACATGATCCAGATCTGAAACATCTCCTACCTATCGATGGAGAATCAAGGGCCTTATACGACAAAGTCAAAGATGGCATCCTCCTTTG CAAAATCATCAATCACTCCTGTCCGGACACGATCGATGAACGAACAATCAACAAAAAGAGCATGACCCTTTATAAGAAGCACGAAAACTTGACTCTAGCCCTCTCGTCAGCTCAAGCAATTGGTTGTAATATTGTTAACATCGATGCTCACGATCTAACCAAAGGTTCCCCACATTTGGTTCTGGGTCTTCTTTGGCAGATCATCAGGATTGGTCTCTTCAACCAAATCACCCTTGAAAACTGCCCAGGACTGGCAACGCTCTTGCAGGATGGAGAGCGTGTTGAGGATTTGTTGAAGCTTTCCCCAGAGATGATTCTTCTTCGTTGGGTAAATCACCACTTGGAGAATGCTGGCATTTCAAGGAGATGCAACAATTTCATGTCAGACATTACAGATTCCGAAATTTATTCTCACTTGATCAAGCAAATTGCACCTGAAACTGCTGAAGTTACTTTGGAAGCTCTGATGGAATCGAATCACACGACGAGAGCAGAAATCATGCTCCAGCAAGCTGGAAAGTTGGGTTGTCGCAGTTTCGTGACTCCAAGTGATGTTGTAAATGGAATTTACAAACTAAATCTGGCCTTTGTTGCGAACATGTTTAATAATTATCCTGGTCTGGATAAGCCAGGAACGAACATTGAAGGTCTCGAAGCTCTGGAAGAGACACGAGAGGAAAAGACTTACAGAAATTGGATGAATTCTTTGGGAGTCTCTCCTCATGTAAACTGGCTTTATTCAGATCTTGCCGACGGACTTGTCATTTTCCAACTTTATGATATTATTAAGCCAGGATCAGTGAGTTGGAACAAGGTGCACAAGAAGTTTACGAAGCTCAGGAAGTTTATGGAGAAGCTGGAGAATTGTAATTATGCAGTTGAGCtagggaaaaagatgaattattcttTGGTAGGAATTGCTGGACAAGATCTTAATGATGGAAATGCAACTTTGACCCTAGCCTTGATCTGGCAGCTTATGAGATCGTATACCTTGTCGTTGTTGACCTCCCTGGGAGGAACTCATTCGATGGTTGAGAAGGAGATTGTTCAGTGGGTTAATTCGAAACTTCATGGTGCTGGAAAAACTAGCAGCATCAAAGGGTTCCAGGACTATGCGATAGCTGATGGAAAGGTTGTGATCGACCTGATTGATGCAATCAAGCCAGGCTCGGTGAACTATGATCTCGTTAAGGAAGGTGGAACAGAAGAG gAAAACTTGGACAATGCAAAATACGCGATATCCTTGGCACGAAAATGTGGGGCACGAGTCTATGCGTTGCCTGAAGACATCACCGAGGTAAAGCAGAAGATGGTGATGACAGTCTTCGCCTGTCTAATGGCGATGGATTACATCCCAAATATGGATTCAAAAGCAAACAACATCAACAATGGTCAGCAGTGA
- the LOC117170378 gene encoding plastin-3 isoform X2, with translation MPGYKVRQMIEEYDDKERLEHKGRLSFEEFEKLCKELKANELGSTFKQVVSKKENLETLGGISEASSEGTTHSVRLEEQLAFSDWINTNLGHDPDLKHLLPIDGESRALYDKVKDGILLCKIINHSCPDTIDERTINKKSMTLYKKHENLTLALSSAQAIGCNIVNIDAHDLTKGSPHLVLGLLWQIIRIGLFNQITLENCPGLATLLQDGERVEDLLKLSPEMILLRWVNHHLENAGISRRCNNFMSDITDSEIYSHLIKQIAPETAEVTLEALMESNHTTRAEIMLQQAGKLGCRSFVTPSDVVNGIYKLNLAFVANMFNNYPGLDKPGTNIEGLEALEETREEKTYRNWMNSLGVSPHVNWLYSDLADGLVIFQLYDIIKPGSVSWNKVHKKFTKLRKFMEKLENCNYAVELGKKMNYSLVGIAGQDLNDGNATLTLALIWQLMRSYTLSLLTSLGGTHSMVEKEIVQWVNSKLHGAGKTSSIKGFQDYAIADGKVVIDLIDAIKPGSVNYDLVKEGGTEEENLDNAKYAISLARKCGARVYALPEDITEVKQKMVMTVFACLMAMDYIPNMDSKANNINNGQQ, from the exons ATGCCAGGGTACAAGGTGCGTCAGATGATCGAGGAGTACGACGACAAGGAGAGACTGGAACACAAGGGTCGCCTCTCCTTTGAAGAATTTGAGAAGCTATGCAAGGAACTCAAGGCTAACGAACTCGGATCCACCTTCAAGCAGGTCGTCTCGAAAAAGGAAAATCTTGAGACCTTGGGAGGAATCTCCGAGGCATCCAGTGAAGGCACCACACATTCCGTACGACTTGAGGAACAACTCGCTTTTAGTGACTGGATCAACACAAATTTAGGACATGATCCAGATCTGAAACATCTCCTACCTATCGATGGAGAATCAAGGGCCTTATACGACAAAGTCAAAGATGGCATCCTCCTTTG CAAAATCATCAATCACTCCTGTCCGGACACGATCGATGAACGAACAATCAACAAAAAGAGCATGACCCTTTATAAGAAGCACGAAAACTTGACTCTAGCCCTCTCGTCAGCTCAAGCAATTGGTTGTAATATTGTTAACATCGATGCTCACGATCTAACCAAAGGTTCCCCACATTTGGTTCTGGGTCTTCTTTGGCAGATCATCAGGATTGGTCTCTTCAACCAAATCACCCTTGAAAACTGCCCAGGACTGGCAACGCTCTTGCAGGATGGAGAGCGTGTTGAGGATTTGTTGAAGCTTTCCCCAGAGATGATTCTTCTTCGTTGGGTAAATCACCACTTGGAGAATGCTGGCATTTCAAGGAGATGCAACAATTTCATGTCAGACATTACAGATTCCGAAATTTATTCTCACTTGATCAAGCAAATTGCACCTGAAACTGCTGAAGTTACTTTGGAAGCTCTGATGGAATCGAATCACACGACGAGAGCAGAAATCATGCTCCAGCAAGCTGGAAAGTTGGGTTGTCGCAGTTTCGTGACTCCAAGTGATGTTGTAAATGGAATTTACAAACTAAATCTGGCCTTTGTTGCGAACATGTTTAATAATTATCCTGGTCTGGATAAGCCAGGAACGAACATTGAAGGTCTCGAAGCTCTGGAAGAGACACGAGAGGAAAAGACTTACAGAAATTGGATGAATTCTTTGGGAGTCTCTCCTCATGTAAACTGGCTTTATTCAGATCTTGCCGACGGACTTGTCATTTTCCAACTTTATGATATTATTAAGCCAGGATCAGTGAGTTGGAACAAGGTGCACAAGAAGTTTACGAAGCTCAGGAAGTTTATGGAGAAGCTGGAGAATTGTAATTATGCAGTTGAGCtagggaaaaagatgaattattcttTGGTAGGAATTGCTGGACAAGATCTTAATGATGGAAATGCAACTTTGACCCTAGCCTTGATCTGGCAGCTTATGAGATCGTATACCTTGTCGTTGTTGACCTCCCTGGGAGGAACTCATTCGATGGTTGAGAAGGAGATTGTTCAGTGGGTTAATTCGAAACTTCATGGTGCTGGAAAAACTAGCAGCATCAAAGGGTTCCAGGACTATGCGATAGCTGATGGAAAGGTTGTGATCGACCTGATTGATGCAATCAAGCCAGGCTCGGTGAACTATGATCTCGTTAAGGAAGGTGGAACAGAAGAG gAAAACTTGGACAATGCAAAATACGCGATATCCTTGGCACGAAAATGTGGGGCACGAGTCTATGCGTTGCCTGAAGACATCACCGAGGTAAAGCAGAAGATGGTGATGACAGTCTTCGCCTGTCTAATGGCGATGGATTACATCCCAAATATGGATTCAAAAGCAAACAACATCAACAATGGTCAGCAGTGA